A single region of the Salvia miltiorrhiza cultivar Shanhuang (shh) chromosome 8, IMPLAD_Smil_shh, whole genome shotgun sequence genome encodes:
- the LOC131000499 gene encoding bidirectional sugar transporter NEC1-like, which yields MAPNMASAFGILGNVVSFLVYLAPVPTFHRICKKKSTEGFQAIPYAVALFSAMLYLYYAFLKKNAVMLVTINSFGCAIELLYLAIYMIYATKESRVFTTKLILLLNVTSLGFITTCTYYFACGHLRVNIVGWICAVFSVTVFLAPLSIMRQVVRTKSVEFMPFTLSFFLTLCAVVWFFYGFLIKDYYIATPNIIGFIFGVAQMILYLVYKNKNVCRKQQIQPAEGDSATKISAQLKTLNNPQEYSDIPASNNREIQVVVVNYDEA from the exons ATGGCACCCAACATGGCCAGTGCTTTTGGCATTCTTG GTAACGTGGTGTCGTTCTTGGTTTACTTGGCTCCAGT ACCAACATTTCATAGGATTTGCAAGAAGAAATCGACAGAAGGATTCCAAGCAATCCCTTATGCAGTGGCATTGTTTAGTGCGATGCTGTATTTATACTACGCCTTTCTCAAGAAAAACGCAGTCATGCTCGTCACCATTAACAGCTTCGGATGCGCCATCGAGCTTCTATATCTAGCAATATACATGATCTATGCAACCAAGGAATCTAGA GTTTTCACCACAAAGTTGATCCTCTTACTCAATGTAACTTCACTAGGATTTATTACAACATGCACGTATTATTTCGCATGTGGGCATCTACGAGTGAACATCGTCGGATGGATCTGCGCCGTCTTCTCCGTCACCGTCTTTCTTGCTCCTCTTAGCATCATG AGACAAGTTGTACGGACCAAAAGCGTAGAGTTTATGCCCTTCACACTCTCCTTCTTCCTCACATTGTGCGCTGTCGTTTGGTTCTTCTATGGCTTTCTTATCAAAGATTACTACATAGCT ACGCCCAACATTATTGGGTTTATATTCGGCGTGGCGCAAATGATATTATACTTGGTGTACAAGAACAAGAATGTGTGCCGGAAACAGCAGATTCAACCTGCTGAGGGAGATTCTGCTACCAAAATAAGTGCCCAACTCAAAACCCTAAATAACCCTCAAGAATATTCAGATATTCCTGCGTCTAACAATCGGGAAATCCAGGTGGTCGTTGTCAATTACGATGAAGCCTAG